The following is a genomic window from Fusarium oxysporum Fo47 chromosome IV, complete sequence.
TATGACGACAATGGATGTGCAACTCACCCACGACTCACCCACGCCTGACGAGACACCTTATTCTTATGCGGGCGACGACCATTTGAGCGAAGCCGAGGTTGTTCAATCTGGGTGGTGGTCGAGAGCTGTGAAACTATCGgggaaagaaaaaataaaatgTCAGGATTGTCTCAGGCTTCACCGACGAAATGACTCCAACATTTTGACTTGCATCTATGCAAGGCGGATCTGACACCTACGCGGCAGGCGGATGAAAGTGTCCACGTCGTCGGTAACCATTGGAGTCTATTTTCAATCACCTACTGCACATCATGCATACATATCAAAAGGAGCCGCGGGCGCGTGTGAAACAGGCGAGTGATACAGTGCTATACCGCTTCCGTGACAAGGAGCCGCGAGCTTCGAGTGGGGGACCCAGGCCTAGATTTAGCCACTTCCTTTGTGACACAAGACAGAGTCAGACCTTGACTGCGAGCTGGCACAAAGTTGACAAGTCAAGATGCCCTTGCCTTGCCTCCATAGGCTTCGCTTTGCATCTCCCCGGGTCGGTAGTGTACAGCCCCGAGCCTTGTCTCAAGACTCAATGCCGACATTCGGTGTACGGGGGACAGGCACGATTGCAGCAAAAGGGCGACTCCCGAGAGGATCGCATCCAGCATTCGAAGCTGCTTGCAGACTATCCGTAATTAAAGGCGATCTAAATTGTATCTGTGGAGTCGGTTGCACTCCCGGCAGTCTTTGCTACTCGGGGCTTACGGCCCAGCGGGTTGGGTGCGAGTGGGCCAATTTGACTGACGAGCTCAAAGTCGAGTCAGATCCATTTGCTACAGATATTGACGTGGGCCTTTGGGAGACTGTACCCTACAGCTTCAAGGTTCAGAGCCCTGACTTGAAACCGCTGCATTGATTGCAGCATTTTCAAGCCCAACACCGCCAGTTTCGTCTTCCGTCCTGGGCTCACAATGTGTGGCTTACGCGCCGCAGCAGCTACTCCACGTGCCAGCAGTAGGCGAAGGGTCCGGTGCAGCATGGCGGTGACAATGTCTCGGGTTCCTGATCAAAATCTCGCACCTCAATTGTTTAATCCCTTGCTCGCTCACCCGTGGGTGGCTCCCTTCTATTAACCCTACTTTATGGGGCTCCGGGGATGTCAAAGAGGGCTTCCACTTCAGAGAAATATGTCGTGTGTTTCTATTGGCGCCTGGCTTGTATGACGTTAATGCAGCTGGGGAAAATTTTCGATGGTGATGCGGCAGACCGACATATATGACTCTAAATTCAAAATTTTTAGTACAGGACCATCAACGTCAGCCACGTGTCTGACAGATGGACGACACGCCTATGCCAGTCAGGCTTGAAATTTTTTGGTTGCAACATGTTGAGATTTCCAATTTGTCCTTGCCTGCAGGGAAGCTTTCACGAGAGCCGCTGTCAGGGAACCTTGCAATTTCCAAGGTGAAAGGCCCTGCTCGACTGGGGACGATGTCCGTATCGGTCACGAAGTAGGTTCGACATTCTACATACAGATTCCTACGACCTTGGCATCACTTACACCTAGGCTTTTCGGCCTAGTCGTGCCCTTCTCGGCCGACTGATATGCAAAAAGGAACTTCTACTCCGTGTTCCGAGGTGGAATCTCCTGTGTAAGTTTGACCTCGTGACAAGCACAAGATACGTTTGGAGTTGCAGCTCGTTTTCGCAATATCTAAAGATATCACAATCGAGCTCTTGGTCAGTATCCCGGTAACTTTGGCTTGCACACCGATCAGAACGTGATACTTAATTTGTCCTTGTCCTACGCGTCATTCTCGAGCTCGTATGCAGTGGGCAGTGAAACATGGTTGAGGTATGACAAGGCTGCGGTGCCTCAACATTGCTGGCAATGCAGGCAGATCCCGAATGACTCCCTCATGCATGGAAGTCGTCTGCTGACTATGTGCTCCATCGTTCTGGAAAACACCACAGAAGCTAGAAAGTACGGCATAAGATGTTTGCTCCAGACTTTCCGGAACAAATGGCCGGCGGTGGGTGTGagaaaagaacaaagaaacacCAAGCGAATAACACATCATCAGAACCAGCATGCTATTCAAGGAAAATACCATGTAAGATGGGCGGATGCCTACGCCTGCCTACGACTGACGGGGTGAGCTGGCTGAGAACGTGGGGGACGACAATAACAACCTACCTATGAAAGAGACAACAAAAACATCGCAACTCCTATCACAGCAGGCACTGGACTGATATCTGATTCTGTTCTACCCAAATCGACGTCATTAGGCGCCCCATCGAAATCGCACGCCGCAACGCCAAGGCTGGAACAACGGCCCATGGCATGGCATGCCATGTGCTATGACAATTGGTGGTGCTGACTGAGTGACTGATGGAAGTCGGCTCCGCTGGAATCTCATTACTTTCTGCCCGTCACCAAGAGGATGAGAGGTGTGGTCCCCTTCCGGGAAGTCTTCCCTAGTAACATTATCGCTCCACAGCCAGGCTGAGGCGACCCCGGGGATGATTTCCGTGTGACGAGTCCCCGGGGGCCGTTGCTCATTGCTCACTGTATTGCGTTCACCGCCTCCTAAACCTGTCGCTGTTGTCCTGTCCTTTGCAGCGGCTGTGCGGGTTAGTGCTGTTTGATGCAGCCAATGCGATAACATGGAAGTCAGTTGACCGTATTTCaggttggtgatgttttgCACGCATAAGCCAGTTTCGAAACAACAGAATGATGTGTCCATGGAAGACAGGACTTTTGACGAAAGGGAACACTCGGACATGCGCTTAGCCACAGCGGAAATACCGGGGTGCCGTTACGGACGGCACTATTCGCTTTAGCATTAGCATTTGGTTTGGCTTGGTTTGTTTTCCAGCTCCATCCAGATTCGCACCCAACAATTAAGCTCGAACCCAACCGTCAGTCCATGGCGTTTTGCTCGGGACACATCCCCGTGGGCGTCTTCCAGTGGCTTACAGGGGAccagaggcagagaaggaAACCCCTGCAGAAGTACTTGCTGGGTACATACGCTAAGTCTTCCAGGGCTCCTGCGTCTCCGTCTCCCTGGGACCCAGCCCCTGCAGCCCAAGACTCAAGgcccaagaccaagtccGCCCTGTCAAACTGGGATGACTGCCCATGGTGTTCTAACCTCTGGTGCTGGTTCCGGTGCCTTTGGAGCCCTGAAGCCAGCCCCACTACCCAAGAATTTGGCCGTTCGCCGCATCGCACAGCACAAAGCAGCGCAGCGAAGCGCGGACACGACAGGAGATTTGCCCTTTGCCCATTTGGCGCGCTCATGTCACCGCTGGTTCCAAGCTTCGGGTCTAGTAATTAATTCTATTTTGCTCCAGAAGATGATCATTGTGACAAGTCCATGTACCCCAGTCCCAGTCAGTCTGAGGGGTGTTGCTCACTTCACTTCACTACTAACACTCCATCCTCATACCTACTCATTCTCCATACTCCATACACTTCTTATAAGTGTATCCACCCCATCTTGgtccttctcttttccttccGTGAACCTTCTATAACCCTTTAATTAGTCTCCCTTCTCCCTCCGCCACCTTGATTCTTATTCTGTGTTCTTTCTCTATCTCTCAATCAGCTTGAGTCTTTGTCAACACTTACAATCTGTTGCTACTTGGGTTGTACATCTACACCAAATCACTTACACACTTACATACTCGACGAGATTCAACAACCTACCAAAGCCACTTGTCTCATGCTATTAGACTTTACGAAACGGATCGATCAGACTTGCGAACAGTTCAGAGACATCATTTTCACCAAAAATTGAACAAAAAGTCACCAGGGGACACCCATTGAACAACAAAACGAAACCGCCCGGGAGGATCACAACTAGAAAACATGGCGAGGAGTCGTCAAATGACTGCGGCCAACCGCGAAGCCGCTGGCCGCAATGAGAGACCGCTTCCCCCATTCCCCGCAAAGCAGATGTTTGTTCTAGGTACGGAGCTAAGCTTACATGACTTTGCGACACTGGGTCTAACAATTGGCAGCCTGCTGCAGAATATGCGAACCGATTGCCTTCATGTCCATCTTCCCCTACATCTACTACATGATCCAAGATTTCAACATTACCGATGATTCCAACAAGATTTCAGTTTACGCCGGCATGGTCACCTCCGCTTTCACATTGGCCGAATTCTCGACAGGAGTTCTTTGGGGACGGCTTAGCGATAAGATTGGCCGAAAGCCAGTGCTTCTCTTTGGTCTGCTGGGAACTGCTCTGAGTGTCTTGGTTTTTGGTTTCGCCCCCAGTCTGCCAGTCGCACTCTTTGCGCGCGCTCTTGGAGGTCTTCTCAATGGGTATGTTTTTCGGGAACGATGCTTGGAACGCTCAATTGACATATTTCAGCAACATTGGCGTCCTTCAGACAACCGTCGCCGAGCTTGTTACTGTCAAGGAACATCAACGTAGGTTAAATCTCAAAATCAGATGAGAATTGGGCTAACAGATCATCCAGCCCGAGCTTATACAATCATGCCCATGGTGTGGTGCATTGGGTAAGCCATACATACTCATGCAGTCATTGACAGCAGTTGCTGACTGGATTACCTATTTAGATCGATCGTTGGGCCTATGATTGGAGGAGCTCTCGCACGACCATGCATCAGCTACCCCGAGATCTTCGCTCGCGGAACCATCTGGGACCGATATCCCTACCTCCTCCCCAATCTCTTCAGCGCCGCCACCGTTTTCTTCGGAGTCATCATTGGACTTCTCTTCCTGGATGAGACccatgctgagaagaaggctcaGCGAGACCGTGGACGTGAGATCGGAGATTACCTCGCCAGCTGGTTCGGTGGGGTTGCCAGCTGCAACGGACGAGGCCGCTCTCCCGAGAAGCAGGCTCTTCTCGATGGAAAGCAAAACGTTCAGTATCTCTCGACTAGTGTTCGCCCTGGCTCTGCCCACTCTGACGAGGCCCTGCCTGCTTACCGAAGCCAAGAGAATTCGCCCCGACTTGCTCCTCAGCCTGACACACAATCCCTGAACGAAGCCCCCCTGGAACCCATTGTGGTGCGAAGGTCAAAGACTTTCACAAAGCCTGTCATTATGAACATCATCTCTTATGGCATTCTCGCCTTGTAAGTTCCACCTCACCGAAAGCTTCATGCAGTCTAACACATATCGCAGCCACACTATGACTTTTGACCAGCTTTTCCCCGTCTTCCTGAGCACTAAGCGACCTGAACACCCCGTTCACGACCTCCCCTTCAAGTTTACCGATGGATTCGGCCTCGAGACTAAGATGATCGGCGTCATCATGTCGGTTCAGGGACTCTACTCACTCTTCTCCAACTATCTCATCGTTCCTCCAGTTACCCGACGACTTGGATCTCTCCGCCTCTTCCGAATCCTCGCATTCTCGTACTTTGCGCTCTACCTGGTCACACCCTACCTTGTGCTACTCCCCGACTCTATGAGAATGCCGGCTATCTACCTCCTTGTCATCTGGAAGTGCACCTTCTCCACCATGGCATACCCCAGCAACGCCATCCTGCTGGCCAACTCGGCGCCATCTAAGCAGGTCCTTGGAACGATCAACGGAATTGCGGCCTCAACTGCCAGCTTGTGCCGTGCTCTGGGCCCAACCCTGTCTGGTCTTCTTTACTCTTGGGGTCTTCAGACTGGATACTCTGGACTGGCTTGGTGGTTTAGCGGACTTATCACCATTGTCGGAGCATATCTCAGCTCCCAAATTACCGAGGGCGGACCTCAGGATGATGTGATGCCCGAGGGGGACCCTCTCTTGGATGAGGGTCTTTTCACCGACtacgacgaggaggagagtgTTTAAGGAATCAATCAGCATGAAGCAACAACAACGTACGGCTTGGATTTTCACCGGAGTTTGAATGTTTCGAGCAAGCGAAGAATCGAAACAATCTGGCGTCATTTCTTTAGGGACGGATTGTATAAAGGGCATGCTAGGCCCATGTCGAAAAATACcccctttttttcttccaaCACAGCGATCAGGCATGGAACAGGCGTTTTACaataagagggaaaaaagaagatggatgagcTTGGGAACTCTTTTCACGAAACATAGACTATGGATTCATTCAACGAACGAAGGATTCAACGACAAAGTAGAAGGACGATATTTTGGGAAGGGAAATTTTTGTAATGGATTTTGCTACACGGCCGATGGCACCAGCCCATGCTGTATCGTCAACGACAGGACCCCGGTGGTTTAGAGGGCGTTTTTCGGTATGGGGGTTCTTGGTGGCCTCGCAGTTGTCGGTAGCGTTTGTTTTCAGACTTTTAAGAGTTTGCGATTCTCAGTTCTGGCTACCTCACGGGGCGGAACTGGCGGTGTAAGAAAGGATAATGTCAGTGGCAGTAATTTCGAGACTGCCGTCTCATTGAACAAAGATATATGCATGCAACTACTTTCTTCGCGGTGCCTGAGTGACATGGAGATACATAGACAGACGGTGATGCTTGATATGCTTACGCATACGCATGCTGCAGCTGGAATGGCAGCGGTCAAAGTGCAGAACGGAACGTGCGTGACACGGCATGGCCGAAGACAACAATGCATCTTGTTTTGATACATATGACAGAGTTTCACATAATAATCGAGGTACCCGAGTATGCATGTAGTCGCATGTAGTTGCTTTAGACCTTGTGATTGACCTCGTGATAAGTCCCGTGCAACCGCAGTGTAGCATCAGGCAGCCAGGATGTGAATTTCCTATAAAGGATACAGACAGACTCACCTGTATGTCGGTAACCAAAAAGGCATCGAGAAAAGAGGACAGGAAAGTGAGGTAACAATACCCTTGTCCTTGGAAACCCCATGATCTGATGATACACGGGGAACTGCTAGTAGCGGCGAATCTGTACGCGCAA
Proteins encoded in this region:
- a CDS encoding uncharacterized protein (expressed protein), which gives rise to MLHRTLRLLLARGVAAAARKPHIVSPGRKTKLAVLGLKMLQSMQRFQVRALNLEAVGYSLPKAHVNICSKWI
- a CDS encoding uncharacterized protein (expressed protein); the encoded protein is MVFSLNSMLVLMMCYSLGVSLFFSHTHRRPFVPESLEQTSYAVLSSFCGVFQNDGAHSQQTTSMHEGVIRDLPALPAMLRHRSLVIPQPCFTAHCIRARE
- a CDS encoding major facilitator superfamily domain-containing protein, whose protein sequence is MARSRQMTAANREAAGRNERPLPPFPAKQMFVLACCRICEPIAFMSIFPYIYYMIQDFNITDDSNKISVYAGMVTSAFTLAEFSTGVLWGRLSDKIGRKPVLLFGLLGTALSVLVFGFAPSLPVALFARALGGLLNGNIGVLQTTVAELVTVKEHQPRAYTIMPMVWCIGSIVGPMIGGALARPCISYPEIFARGTIWDRYPYLLPNLFSAATVFFGVIIGLLFLDETHAEKKAQRDRGREIGDYLASWFGGVASCNGRGRSPEKQALLDGKQNVQYLSTSVRPGSAHSDEALPAYRSQENSPRLAPQPDTQSLNEAPLEPIVVRRSKTFTKPVIMNIISYGILAFHTMTFDQLFPVFLSTKRPEHPVHDLPFKFTDGFGLETKMIGVIMSVQGLYSLFSNYLIVPPVTRRLGSLRLFRILAFSYFALYLVTPYLVLLPDSMRMPAIYLLVIWKCTFSTMAYPSNAILLANSAPSKQVLGTINGIAASTASLCRALGPTLSGLLYSWGLQTGYSGLAWWFSGLITIVGAYLSSQITEGGPQDDVMPEGDPLLDEGLFTDYDEEESV